The Corallococcus caeni genome includes a region encoding these proteins:
- a CDS encoding phosphatase PAP2 family protein, whose product MLPRPMPASYRTLAAFCLLLLAPLSPAAAQDTSDAPRALRFDWTRDGIITGTAGVLWISSESVFKDDLAPAQCRWCDRAPDGTDRLNRLDRWGRGIAGNTEASRKRADTWSNIIGFAGLPLAMLGTQYAVGHGSGASREYFAQDATIMVQSAVLASVANQAVKFTLGRERPFVHVLPEEAKGLTAHPTDNNLSFYSGHTNLAFSLVVSAGTVASMRGYKHQELIWGVGLPLAASVGLLRMGADKHYLTDVLTGAVMGTAFGLAVPLLLHGRVDDDAAPTPKQVSSVSLNPMVGSQMVGLSGAF is encoded by the coding sequence ATGCTCCCCCGCCCCATGCCTGCCTCCTACCGGACCCTGGCCGCCTTCTGTCTGCTCCTGCTGGCGCCGCTGTCGCCCGCCGCCGCGCAGGACACCTCCGATGCCCCGCGCGCGCTGCGCTTCGACTGGACCCGCGACGGCATCATCACCGGCACCGCCGGCGTGCTGTGGATCTCCAGCGAGTCGGTGTTCAAGGACGACCTGGCTCCGGCGCAGTGCCGCTGGTGCGACCGCGCGCCGGACGGCACCGACCGGCTCAACCGCCTGGACCGGTGGGGCCGCGGCATCGCGGGCAACACGGAGGCGTCCCGCAAGCGCGCGGACACCTGGAGCAACATCATCGGGTTCGCGGGCCTGCCGCTGGCCATGCTGGGCACCCAGTACGCCGTGGGCCACGGCAGCGGCGCGTCCCGTGAGTATTTCGCCCAGGACGCCACCATCATGGTGCAGAGCGCCGTGCTCGCGTCCGTCGCCAACCAGGCGGTGAAGTTCACCCTGGGCCGCGAGCGCCCCTTCGTCCACGTCCTTCCGGAAGAGGCCAAGGGCCTCACCGCGCACCCCACCGACAACAACCTGTCCTTCTACAGCGGCCACACCAACCTGGCCTTCTCGCTGGTCGTGTCCGCCGGCACCGTCGCCTCCATGCGCGGCTACAAGCACCAGGAGCTCATCTGGGGCGTGGGCCTGCCGCTCGCCGCGTCCGTGGGCCTGCTGCGCATGGGCGCGGACAAGCACTACCTCACCGACGTGCTCACCGGAGCCGTGATGGGCACCGCGTTCGGCCTCGCCGTGCCCCTGCTCCTGCACGGCCGCGTGGACGACGACGCTGCGCCAACCCCCAAGCAGGTGTCCTCGGTGTCGCTCAACCCGATGGTGGGCAGCCAGATGGTGGGCCTGTCGGGCGCCTTCTAG
- a CDS encoding adenylosuccinate synthase, protein MPNVVVIGAQWGDEGKGKVVDLLTEHAQVVVRFQGGNNAGHTLVVGGQKTVLHLIPSGILHPGKTCVIGNGVVVDPAVLVGEIDALKPRGFLKDDAQLLISDNAHVIFPWHKLLDSFREKARGGSAIGTTGRGIGPAYEDKVARRGIRVRDLLHPERLRRRIDERLPAALEELKDLCAQAGVDVPRLETPQVHAEFSALGERLRPYVHDVSLFLSEQVRRGARILFEGAQGTLLDVDHGTYPFVTSSNCVAGNAAVGSGLGPTAIDKVMGISKAYTTRVGGGPFPTELSDELGDRLRKVGDEFGATTGRPRRCGWLDGVVLRYAVRVNGLWGLALTKLDVLSGIKTLSICNAYELDGQRVTELPGDYEDLARVKPIYESLPGWDEKLAGVRTFDELPEAAKRYVRRVEEVSGVPVVCVSVGADRGETVLLQNPFRS, encoded by the coding sequence ATGCCGAACGTCGTCGTCATCGGAGCGCAGTGGGGAGATGAGGGGAAGGGCAAGGTCGTCGACCTTCTCACCGAGCACGCCCAGGTGGTCGTCCGTTTCCAGGGCGGCAACAACGCGGGCCACACGCTGGTGGTCGGGGGGCAGAAGACCGTCCTGCACCTGATCCCCTCGGGCATCCTTCACCCGGGCAAGACGTGTGTCATTGGCAACGGGGTGGTGGTGGATCCCGCCGTCCTCGTCGGGGAGATCGACGCGCTCAAACCGCGCGGCTTCCTCAAGGATGACGCGCAGCTGCTCATCTCCGACAACGCCCATGTCATCTTCCCGTGGCACAAGCTGCTGGACAGCTTCCGTGAGAAGGCCCGCGGCGGCAGCGCCATCGGCACCACGGGGCGGGGCATTGGTCCGGCCTATGAAGACAAGGTCGCCCGCCGGGGCATCCGCGTGCGCGACCTGCTCCACCCGGAGCGCCTGCGCCGCCGCATCGACGAGCGCCTCCCCGCCGCGCTGGAGGAGCTGAAGGACCTCTGCGCCCAGGCCGGCGTGGACGTGCCGCGCCTGGAGACGCCGCAAGTGCACGCGGAGTTCTCCGCCCTGGGCGAGCGGCTGCGCCCCTACGTGCACGACGTGTCCCTCTTCCTCTCCGAGCAGGTCCGCCGCGGCGCCCGCATCCTCTTCGAGGGCGCGCAGGGCACGCTCCTGGACGTGGACCACGGCACCTACCCGTTCGTCACCAGCTCCAACTGCGTGGCGGGCAACGCCGCGGTGGGCTCGGGCCTGGGGCCCACGGCCATCGACAAGGTGATGGGCATCAGCAAGGCGTACACCACGCGCGTCGGCGGAGGCCCGTTCCCCACGGAGCTGAGCGACGAGCTGGGGGACCGGCTGCGCAAGGTGGGCGACGAGTTCGGCGCCACCACGGGCCGCCCGCGCCGCTGCGGCTGGCTGGACGGCGTGGTGCTGCGCTACGCGGTGCGCGTCAACGGCCTCTGGGGCCTGGCGCTCACCAAGCTGGACGTGCTCAGCGGCATCAAGACGCTCAGCATCTGCAACGCGTACGAACTGGACGGCCAGCGCGTCACGGAGCTGCCCGGTGACTACGAGGACCTGGCGCGCGTGAAGCCCATCTACGAGTCGCTGCCCGGCTGGGATGAGAAGCTCGCGGGCGTGCGCACCTTCGACGAGCTGCCGGAAGCCGCCAAGCGCTACGTGCGCCGCGTGGAAGAGGTCAGCGGCGTGCCCGTGGTGTGCGTCTCCGTGGGCGCCGACCGCGGCGAGACGGTGCTCCTGCAGAACCCCTTCCGCAGCTAG
- a CDS encoding UvrD-helicase domain-containing protein — translation MSDTTPHMLALEKNLALMAGAGAGKTYSLVTMTLHLFAGARQAEPLRPSRLCMLTFTDKAAAEMRKRVRERLDALAQGDVPHDAEKDLRASLARLERPFPTQDAWRKVREELGAATVGTFHSLCGQLLRRAPPAVGIDPAFEVLDELEAAGLLEDVTERVVLDALEGGDARVRELCAELGFSGSGFSDGLVAALMDVYGKMREEGLKAATARVGDGVADKAQLEALIEDCRRLCLEARAQDTKGEWSTLLNACEPPLKGMTPDTFMQPGHFPTLRNVLLSEPRNLVNLRKGAGACLKELLWKVKGKSDGSVRRLEDAYAAWRTAPFEATFRDLLSQVEARHDAELTRRNVFDFTSLLVKARDLLRDHPEFRQQVQERQGALLVDEFQDTNRLQLELVLLLSEQREGGPRELAPDADLVAALPLEPAFLCAVGDRKQSIYEFRGADVSVFKVLADKIEAEGGMRGFLQNNYRSLPGVLSFFNRAFAGLLVAKEATPRPFEVVYEPQTDDLSPTRPELAEGPVVERLTLPEADTAPELREYEADAVARRLRVMLAPGAPPTVMAEDRKGLRPARGGDVAMLFRTFTHLEEYRQALIRHGVPHRVLRGRGFYGAQEVRDLASLLALLADADDALAFAAVLRSPLVGLSDASLFRLAGDLPLSLGSPRLVDPEVRAAMSAREQSRLARFLELIPVLRRERDRLGVHALLQAALEATGYREALAGSPYAEQASANVEKLLSLAARRDERGTGGCVAFARELRQLADSDPNEAQADLLDEGDPRAVQLLTIHRAKGLEWPVVVVPGMGGRRRTTTARAYFERSFGLALRPWMPDSLDTFTSERFEAVRAELKAREDAEYLRLLYVALTRAKDLLVLSGGEEKRAGTDTWWHRVDRRLDVDPDLRALALDVDVEQLPPPADPEPPTQEQLEQARIRIESALERMSDEALGAGAALFTDAPVVATARAVQDFLTCPRRYHHLHRLGLPVGSEPWEAPARAAPLFMEADGWLPVERPDQLVTRLLREVDLSLAGPDAEASERRAHLENLLRTAGRDPEEDDLGGVLSTVECFLGTTFARQLAAAPASSIHRGLDFVLDLDDGASVEGAVDLLWESPDGEAVAVLLRPGARHPLGPAACAHELTALRLAAARMVRDGVPVRVGVAFLGDASPEPEFLPAGSADAGAVRRLAEGVRALARAESTGAWPGWDKAACQALHCGFAEHCHPAPPAC, via the coding sequence ATGAGCGACACCACGCCCCACATGCTCGCGCTGGAGAAGAACCTGGCCCTGATGGCGGGTGCCGGCGCGGGCAAGACGTACAGCCTGGTGACGATGACGCTGCACCTGTTCGCGGGAGCGCGGCAGGCGGAGCCGCTGCGTCCATCCCGGCTGTGCATGCTCACGTTCACGGACAAGGCCGCCGCGGAGATGCGCAAGCGCGTCCGCGAGCGCCTGGACGCGCTGGCCCAGGGCGACGTCCCGCACGACGCGGAGAAGGACCTGCGCGCGTCGCTCGCGAGGCTGGAGCGCCCGTTCCCCACGCAGGACGCCTGGCGCAAGGTGCGCGAGGAGCTGGGCGCCGCGACGGTGGGCACGTTCCACTCGCTCTGCGGTCAGCTCCTGCGCCGCGCGCCGCCCGCGGTGGGCATCGATCCCGCCTTCGAGGTGCTGGACGAGCTGGAGGCCGCGGGCCTGCTGGAGGACGTCACCGAACGCGTGGTGCTGGACGCGCTGGAGGGCGGCGACGCGCGCGTGCGCGAGCTGTGCGCGGAGCTGGGCTTCTCCGGCTCCGGGTTCTCCGACGGCCTCGTGGCCGCGCTGATGGACGTCTACGGCAAGATGCGCGAGGAGGGCCTCAAGGCCGCCACGGCGCGCGTGGGCGACGGCGTGGCGGACAAGGCGCAGCTCGAAGCGCTCATCGAGGACTGCCGCCGCCTGTGCCTGGAGGCCCGCGCCCAGGACACCAAGGGCGAGTGGAGCACCCTCCTGAACGCGTGCGAGCCCCCGTTGAAGGGGATGACGCCGGACACGTTCATGCAGCCGGGCCACTTCCCGACGCTGCGCAACGTGCTGCTGTCGGAGCCGCGCAACCTGGTCAACCTGCGCAAGGGCGCGGGCGCGTGCCTGAAGGAGCTGCTCTGGAAGGTGAAGGGCAAGAGCGACGGCTCCGTGCGGCGGCTGGAGGATGCCTATGCCGCGTGGCGCACGGCACCGTTCGAAGCGACCTTCCGCGACCTCTTGAGCCAGGTGGAGGCCCGGCACGACGCGGAGCTGACCCGGCGCAACGTGTTCGACTTCACCTCGCTGCTGGTGAAGGCGCGCGACCTGCTGCGCGACCATCCGGAGTTCCGTCAGCAGGTGCAGGAGCGGCAGGGCGCGCTGCTGGTGGACGAGTTCCAGGACACCAACCGGCTGCAATTGGAGCTGGTGCTGCTGTTGTCGGAGCAGCGCGAAGGCGGCCCGCGCGAGCTGGCGCCGGACGCGGACCTGGTGGCCGCGCTGCCCCTGGAGCCCGCGTTCCTGTGCGCGGTGGGCGACCGCAAGCAGTCCATCTACGAGTTCCGTGGCGCGGACGTGTCCGTGTTCAAGGTCCTGGCGGACAAGATTGAAGCCGAGGGCGGCATGCGCGGCTTCCTCCAGAACAACTACCGCTCCCTGCCGGGCGTCCTGTCCTTCTTCAACCGCGCGTTCGCCGGGTTGCTCGTGGCGAAGGAGGCGACGCCCCGTCCCTTCGAGGTCGTCTACGAGCCCCAGACGGACGACCTGTCCCCCACGCGCCCGGAGCTGGCCGAAGGGCCCGTGGTGGAGCGGCTCACGTTGCCGGAGGCCGACACGGCTCCGGAGCTGCGCGAGTACGAAGCGGACGCGGTGGCCCGCAGGCTGCGGGTGATGCTCGCGCCGGGCGCTCCGCCGACGGTGATGGCGGAGGACAGGAAGGGCCTGCGTCCCGCGCGCGGCGGCGACGTGGCCATGCTCTTCCGGACCTTCACGCACCTGGAGGAGTACCGGCAGGCGCTGATCCGCCACGGCGTGCCGCACCGGGTGCTGCGCGGCCGGGGCTTCTACGGGGCCCAGGAGGTTCGCGACCTCGCCTCGTTGCTGGCGCTGCTCGCGGACGCGGACGACGCGCTGGCGTTCGCCGCGGTGCTGCGCTCGCCGCTGGTGGGCCTGTCGGACGCGTCGCTGTTCCGGCTCGCGGGGGACCTGCCGCTGTCGCTCGGCTCGCCCCGGCTGGTGGATCCGGAGGTCCGCGCCGCCATGTCAGCGCGAGAGCAGTCGCGGCTCGCGCGCTTCCTGGAGCTCATCCCCGTGCTGCGGCGGGAGCGCGACCGGCTGGGCGTGCATGCGCTGCTGCAGGCGGCGCTGGAGGCGACGGGGTACCGCGAGGCGCTGGCGGGCTCACCCTACGCGGAGCAGGCGAGCGCCAACGTGGAGAAGCTCCTGTCGCTGGCGGCGCGCAGGGACGAGCGCGGCACGGGAGGCTGCGTGGCCTTCGCGCGCGAGCTGCGCCAGCTGGCGGACTCCGACCCCAACGAGGCGCAGGCGGACCTGCTGGATGAAGGGGATCCGCGCGCCGTGCAGCTGCTCACCATCCACCGCGCCAAGGGCCTGGAGTGGCCCGTGGTCGTGGTGCCCGGCATGGGCGGCCGGCGGCGCACCACCACCGCCCGGGCGTACTTCGAGCGGTCCTTCGGCCTGGCCCTGCGGCCCTGGATGCCGGACTCGCTGGACACCTTCACCTCCGAGCGCTTCGAGGCCGTGCGCGCCGAGCTGAAGGCCCGCGAGGACGCCGAGTACCTGCGCCTGCTCTACGTGGCCCTCACCCGCGCGAAGGACCTGCTCGTGCTGTCGGGCGGCGAGGAGAAGCGCGCGGGCACCGATACGTGGTGGCACCGCGTGGACCGCCGGCTGGACGTGGATCCGGACCTGCGGGCGCTCGCCCTCGACGTGGACGTGGAGCAGCTGCCGCCCCCCGCGGATCCGGAGCCGCCCACGCAGGAGCAGCTCGAACAGGCGCGGATCCGCATCGAGTCCGCGCTGGAGCGCATGTCCGACGAGGCGCTCGGAGCCGGAGCCGCGCTGTTCACCGACGCACCGGTGGTCGCCACGGCGCGCGCGGTCCAGGACTTCCTCACGTGCCCGCGCCGCTACCATCACCTCCACCGGCTGGGGCTCCCCGTCGGATCCGAGCCCTGGGAGGCCCCGGCACGCGCCGCGCCCCTCTTCATGGAAGCCGACGGCTGGCTGCCCGTGGAGCGTCCGGACCAGCTCGTCACACGGTTGTTGCGTGAGGTGGACCTGTCGCTCGCGGGGCCGGACGCGGAGGCCTCCGAGCGGCGCGCGCACCTGGAGAACCTGCTGCGGACCGCGGGCCGGGATCCGGAGGAGGACGACCTGGGCGGCGTGCTGTCCACCGTGGAGTGCTTCCTGGGCACGACCTTCGCGCGCCAGCTCGCGGCGGCGCCCGCGTCCTCCATCCACCGGGGCCTGGACTTCGTGCTGGACCTGGATGACGGCGCCAGCGTGGAAGGGGCGGTGGACCTGCTCTGGGAGTCACCGGACGGCGAGGCCGTGGCGGTGCTCCTGCGCCCGGGCGCCCGCCACCCCCTGGGCCCGGCCGCGTGCGCGCACGAGCTGACGGCCCTGCGCCTGGCCGCGGCCCGGATGGTGCGTGACGGGGTGCCGGTGCGGGTGGGCGTGGCCTTCCTGGGGGACGCGTCCCCGGAACCGGAATTCCTCCCGGCCGGATCCGCCGACGCCGGGGCGGTGCGCCGGCTGGCCGAGGGCGTCCGGGCCCTGGCCCGGGCGGAATCCACCGGGGCATGGCCGGGGTGGGACAAGGCAGCCTGCCAGGCCCTTCACTGCGGCTTCGCGGAACACTGTCACCCGGCCCCTCCCGCGTGCTAA
- a CDS encoding tetratricopeptide repeat protein, with protein sequence MVRTRRFQLGVSAVVWLGTMAVPAQAQVHPPATDTKPAAPAARAPGPATDTKPGPAEALPQRTSQAVLAATRIRDGDALMRERRYREAAFAFLDAEHAAPDHVEARFKLGNALAVLGYYARAIEEWETASRLTQDAAIRQSAQDNITRARVKQAEAGASPQDVGQPPGSGPVADTTRAQARRAYEQGVQHISQRAYAPALQTLTQALQQEPLLTVAYIARGSANIGLRRYAEAAADYQFALKLEPDSASPLYGLAEAYRALGRNLEARELYERYARSTAADVRPELKEESRQKAERLR encoded by the coding sequence ATGGTTCGCACGCGCAGGTTCCAGCTCGGGGTCTCGGCGGTGGTGTGGCTTGGCACGATGGCGGTGCCGGCCCAGGCGCAGGTACACCCCCCGGCCACCGACACGAAGCCCGCAGCCCCTGCCGCGCGCGCGCCGGGCCCGGCCACCGACACGAAGCCCGGCCCCGCGGAAGCCCTGCCCCAGCGCACGTCGCAGGCGGTGCTGGCGGCCACGCGGATCCGCGACGGGGACGCGCTGATGCGCGAGCGGCGCTACCGCGAGGCGGCCTTCGCCTTCCTCGACGCGGAGCACGCGGCCCCGGATCACGTGGAGGCCCGCTTCAAGCTGGGCAACGCGCTGGCGGTGCTCGGCTACTACGCGCGCGCCATCGAGGAGTGGGAGACCGCGTCGCGCCTCACCCAGGACGCCGCCATCCGCCAGAGCGCGCAGGACAACATCACCCGGGCGCGCGTGAAGCAGGCGGAGGCCGGTGCGTCGCCGCAGGACGTGGGACAGCCGCCGGGCTCGGGTCCGGTGGCGGACACGACGCGGGCCCAGGCGCGCCGCGCCTACGAGCAGGGCGTCCAGCACATCAGCCAGCGCGCCTACGCGCCCGCGCTCCAGACGCTGACGCAGGCCCTGCAGCAGGAGCCGCTCCTGACCGTGGCGTACATCGCGCGGGGCAGCGCCAACATCGGGCTGCGGCGCTACGCGGAGGCCGCGGCGGACTACCAGTTCGCGCTGAAGCTGGAGCCGGACTCGGCCTCGCCGCTGTACGGCCTCGCGGAGGCGTACCGCGCGCTGGGCCGCAACCTGGAGGCGCGGGAGCTCTATGAGCGCTACGCCCGCTCCACCGCCGCGGACGTGCGCCCCGAGCTGAAAGAGGAGTCCCGCCAGAAGGCCGAGCGCCTGCGCTGA
- a CDS encoding PD-(D/E)XK nuclease family protein — protein sequence MPRPGRTLHVFPDAARRQAALRAEQRARGIAVGTHLLTWDDFVHALGGARELNRRPCPAMTARAVVAGLGGTLGPTPFGDYVREPAFARAAADVLLDLKAGRLSPRELQDAAEVLPPERRTRARVLARLYHLYEQRLAELGLADREDVLRGAREALDRGAWPTGWDGVTGLVLHGVYDVRPSKLELLMGLAAACEARRVSLRVETPVGGSPVADAALAALFRAFENRGETMPHVDLFKADVTFEGRPFTDLGRHLFSPRAARDVLKGAVDGLAVWNATSAREEARVVARDVRRLIDAGSAPGDIAIAYRDLGPEAGWLAEALGDLGVPVRLPWGEPLALAGPVRLALELPVLTEDGFPAERVAELVSSRYVPSLSRGGPDAPATLFALAAARDDRLGATRGKGAYDVRLDGLARRMAAQGGKRKEDAGKVMAVRALRDRVMRLIDECRHIPQEAPAAESVAAWWKVVERLGLLDSAGPLEAKEAGTLGARIEDARARDDAALAAFRQRMEALLRSLRAVGGGPRITRRVLGRWLADALRDVHLPARGPSTGAVEVLDLADVPGRNFRHLFVAGLTEGRLPGRDPPSPLLGDAERVALNQHLTRDVFRLTGGEFDDRAPWRLTEDRLLFASALAAAEGTLSLSFAVKAAGGQEQVPSAFLEEVRRLTGHKWATRTLPPVLPLDEVLTPSELRRTVALEALAGLSFPTLRVTEPDPAGQLLKDRFGTDDWFRTARELAHMEAARLRFFGREDELPGEFTGGVQGPQLEQKLRETFHFGLERPLSASALSKFGNCGFQGFIAYGLKVAEPVVASEEFDARGRGTFWHRVMEEVFQALKEKKLLGQAPEDIPDDVLEKAVKKASRHFAELNHVGHHELWKLAGEKAHAMVRRILTDQRRGLPFDPLVPEGFELRFGPAAEDKRWSDVKLMVAEDAIVFEGQIDRLDTAGTEVGVIDYKTGRLDKRTLKENLLRSDFQLPLYLYAAREAGHVGAKNAAWFSLRTGDAIHLSAVLPPAELEDLLSTDPEVRQRVAEAAGLNLPNAVEDLVRRLRKGDFPARPNDCGKCGYRAVCRITERRISDEGSG from the coding sequence ATGCCCCGCCCTGGCCGCACACTCCACGTCTTCCCCGATGCCGCGCGCCGCCAGGCTGCCCTGCGGGCGGAGCAGCGTGCGCGGGGCATCGCCGTGGGGACCCACCTGCTCACGTGGGACGACTTCGTCCATGCGCTGGGCGGGGCGCGCGAGCTCAACCGTCGGCCCTGTCCCGCGATGACGGCCCGGGCCGTGGTGGCGGGCCTGGGCGGCACGCTGGGGCCCACGCCGTTCGGCGACTACGTGCGCGAGCCTGCCTTCGCCCGCGCCGCCGCGGACGTGCTGCTGGACCTGAAGGCCGGACGGCTCTCTCCGCGTGAGCTCCAGGACGCCGCGGAGGTGCTGCCGCCGGAGCGCCGCACCCGCGCGCGCGTCCTCGCCCGGCTCTATCACCTGTACGAACAGCGCCTCGCGGAGCTGGGGCTCGCGGACCGCGAGGACGTGCTCCGGGGCGCGCGCGAGGCGCTGGACCGGGGCGCGTGGCCCACGGGCTGGGACGGCGTGACGGGGCTGGTGCTCCACGGCGTCTACGACGTGCGCCCGTCGAAGCTGGAGCTGCTGATGGGCCTCGCCGCGGCATGCGAGGCTCGGCGCGTGTCGCTGCGCGTGGAGACACCGGTGGGTGGCTCGCCGGTGGCGGACGCGGCGCTCGCGGCGCTGTTCCGCGCGTTCGAGAACCGGGGCGAGACCATGCCCCACGTCGACCTCTTCAAGGCGGACGTCACCTTCGAGGGCCGGCCCTTCACGGACCTGGGCCGGCACCTGTTCTCGCCCCGCGCGGCGCGCGACGTGCTCAAGGGCGCGGTGGACGGGCTGGCCGTGTGGAACGCGACGTCCGCGCGCGAGGAGGCCCGCGTGGTGGCCCGCGACGTGCGGCGGCTCATCGACGCGGGCAGTGCTCCGGGCGACATCGCCATCGCGTACCGCGACCTGGGCCCGGAGGCGGGCTGGCTGGCGGAGGCGCTGGGAGACCTGGGCGTGCCGGTGCGGCTGCCCTGGGGTGAGCCGCTCGCGCTCGCGGGGCCCGTGCGGCTGGCGCTGGAACTGCCGGTGCTGACGGAGGATGGCTTCCCGGCGGAGCGCGTGGCGGAGCTCGTCTCCAGCCGCTACGTGCCGTCGCTGTCGCGAGGAGGCCCGGATGCGCCCGCGACCCTCTTCGCGCTCGCCGCCGCGCGGGACGACCGCCTGGGCGCGACGCGAGGCAAGGGCGCCTACGACGTGCGCCTGGACGGGCTCGCGCGCCGGATGGCCGCGCAGGGCGGCAAGCGCAAGGAGGACGCGGGCAAGGTGATGGCCGTGCGCGCGCTGCGCGACCGCGTGATGCGGCTCATCGACGAATGCCGCCACATCCCCCAGGAGGCCCCGGCCGCGGAGTCCGTCGCCGCGTGGTGGAAGGTGGTGGAGCGGCTGGGCCTGCTCGACTCCGCGGGGCCCCTGGAGGCGAAGGAGGCCGGCACGCTGGGCGCGCGCATCGAGGACGCGAGGGCCCGGGACGACGCGGCGCTCGCGGCCTTCCGCCAGCGGATGGAGGCGCTGCTGCGCTCGCTGCGCGCCGTGGGCGGAGGCCCCCGCATCACCCGGCGCGTGCTGGGCCGGTGGCTCGCGGACGCGCTGCGCGACGTGCACCTGCCCGCGCGAGGCCCCTCCACGGGCGCGGTGGAGGTGCTGGACCTGGCCGACGTGCCGGGCCGCAACTTCCGCCACCTCTTCGTCGCCGGGCTCACGGAGGGCCGGCTCCCCGGGCGAGATCCGCCGTCGCCGCTCTTGGGTGACGCGGAGCGCGTGGCGCTCAACCAGCACCTGACCCGCGATGTGTTCCGCCTCACCGGCGGCGAGTTCGACGACCGCGCGCCCTGGCGCCTCACCGAGGACCGGCTGCTCTTCGCCAGCGCGCTCGCGGCGGCGGAGGGCACGTTGAGCCTGTCGTTCGCGGTGAAGGCCGCGGGCGGGCAGGAGCAGGTGCCGTCCGCGTTCCTGGAGGAGGTGCGCAGGCTCACCGGCCACAAGTGGGCCACGCGCACGCTGCCTCCGGTGCTGCCGCTGGACGAGGTGCTCACGCCGTCGGAACTGCGGCGCACCGTGGCGCTGGAGGCGCTGGCGGGCCTGTCGTTCCCCACCTTGCGCGTCACGGAGCCGGACCCCGCGGGACAGCTGCTCAAGGACCGCTTCGGCACGGACGACTGGTTCCGCACCGCGAGAGAGCTGGCCCACATGGAGGCCGCGCGCCTGCGCTTCTTCGGCCGCGAGGACGAGCTGCCCGGCGAGTTCACCGGCGGCGTGCAGGGCCCCCAGCTGGAGCAGAAGCTGCGCGAGACGTTCCACTTCGGCCTGGAGCGTCCGCTGTCCGCGAGCGCCCTGTCGAAGTTCGGCAACTGCGGCTTCCAGGGCTTCATCGCGTACGGCCTGAAGGTGGCCGAGCCCGTGGTGGCCAGCGAGGAGTTCGACGCCCGGGGCCGCGGCACCTTCTGGCACCGCGTGATGGAGGAGGTGTTCCAGGCGCTTAAGGAGAAGAAGCTCCTGGGGCAGGCGCCGGAGGACATCCCCGACGACGTGCTGGAGAAGGCGGTCAAGAAGGCCAGCCGCCACTTCGCGGAGCTCAACCACGTGGGCCACCACGAGCTGTGGAAGCTCGCGGGCGAGAAGGCCCACGCGATGGTCCGGCGCATCCTCACGGACCAGCGGCGGGGCCTGCCCTTCGACCCGCTGGTGCCGGAGGGCTTCGAGCTGCGCTTCGGCCCGGCCGCGGAGGACAAGCGCTGGAGCGACGTGAAGCTGATGGTGGCGGAGGACGCCATCGTCTTCGAGGGGCAGATCGACCGGCTGGACACGGCCGGCACGGAAGTGGGCGTCATCGACTACAAGACGGGCCGCCTGGACAAGCGCACGCTGAAGGAGAACCTGCTGCGCTCCGACTTCCAGCTCCCGCTCTACCTCTACGCCGCGCGCGAAGCGGGCCACGTGGGCGCGAAGAACGCGGCGTGGTTCTCGCTGCGCACGGGTGACGCCATCCACCTGTCCGCCGTGCTGCCGCCCGCGGAGCTGGAGGACCTGCTGTCCACCGACCCGGAGGTGCGCCAGCGCGTGGCGGAGGCCGCCGGCCTCAACCTGCCCAACGCGGTGGAGGACCTGGTGCGGCGCTTGCGCAAGGGTGACTTCCCGGCGCGGCCCAACGACTGCGGCAAGTGCGGCTACCGCGCGGTGTGCCGCATCACCGAGCGCCGCATCTCCGACGAGGGGAGCGGATGA